In one window of Flavobacterium ginsengisoli DNA:
- a CDS encoding ribonucleoside-diphosphate reductase subunit alpha: MWWKNSESEQILNRGYLLKGETVEGAIDRICTAATKRLYKPELKESFMEMIERGWMSISSPVWANMGTERGLPISCFNVHVPDKIEGITHKLGEVIMQTKIGGGTSGYFGELRERGSAVTDNGKSSGAVSFMKLFDTAMDTISQGGVRRGAFAAYLDVDHPDIEEFLKIKSIGNPIQNLFTGICVPDYWMQEMIDGDAEKRQVWAKVLESRQQKGLPYIFFSDNVNKNKPQVYKDQNLRINASNLCGEIMLPSTHDESFICCLSSMNLELYEEWKDTEAVKLAIFFLDAVLQEFIEKTEGNYYLSAANKFAKRHRALGLGVLGWHSYLQKNMIPFEGMEAKMKTTEIFKHISDKADKASQELARIYGEPELLKGYGRRNTTTMAIAPTTSSSAILGQTSPGIEPFSSNYYKAGLSKGNFMRKNKYLKKLLEEKGLDNEEVWRGIMLNGGSVQHMEQLTQQEKDVFKTFKEISQLEIVQQAGIRQKFVDQGQSLNLNIPAELAIKDVNRLMIEAWQQGVKSLYYQRSQSVSKELVTSLVSCSNCES, encoded by the coding sequence ATGTGGTGGAAAAATTCTGAAAGTGAACAGATTTTAAACCGCGGTTATCTTTTAAAAGGAGAAACTGTAGAAGGAGCAATTGATAGAATTTGTACGGCTGCGACAAAAAGGCTTTACAAACCAGAATTGAAAGAGTCTTTCATGGAAATGATCGAAAGAGGTTGGATGAGTATCAGTTCGCCAGTTTGGGCAAATATGGGAACAGAAAGAGGATTGCCAATTTCTTGTTTTAATGTGCACGTTCCAGATAAAATTGAGGGAATTACACATAAACTTGGAGAAGTAATTATGCAAACCAAAATTGGAGGTGGAACTTCTGGTTATTTTGGTGAATTACGCGAACGCGGAAGTGCAGTAACTGATAACGGAAAGAGTAGTGGAGCAGTGAGTTTTATGAAGCTTTTTGACACGGCTATGGATACCATTTCTCAAGGAGGAGTTCGTCGTGGTGCTTTTGCCGCTTATTTAGATGTAGATCATCCAGATATTGAAGAGTTCTTGAAAATTAAAAGTATTGGAAACCCAATTCAGAACTTGTTTACCGGAATCTGTGTGCCAGATTACTGGATGCAAGAAATGATTGATGGAGATGCTGAAAAAAGACAAGTTTGGGCAAAAGTATTAGAAAGCCGTCAGCAAAAAGGATTGCCTTATATTTTCTTTAGCGACAACGTAAATAAAAATAAACCGCAAGTTTATAAAGATCAGAATCTAAGAATCAACGCTAGTAATTTATGCGGCGAGATTATGCTTCCGTCTACGCATGACGAATCATTTATCTGCTGTTTATCTTCTATGAACTTAGAATTATATGAAGAATGGAAAGATACTGAAGCAGTAAAATTAGCGATCTTTTTCTTAGATGCTGTTTTACAAGAATTTATTGAAAAAACAGAAGGAAACTATTATCTTTCTGCGGCAAATAAATTTGCTAAAAGACACCGTGCACTTGGTTTAGGTGTTTTAGGATGGCATTCTTATTTACAGAAAAATATGATTCCGTTTGAAGGAATGGAAGCTAAAATGAAAACAACAGAGATTTTCAAACATATTAGTGACAAAGCTGATAAAGCAAGTCAAGAGTTGGCTAGAATTTACGGAGAACCAGAACTGTTAAAAGGTTACGGAAGACGCAATACTACAACAATGGCAATTGCTCCAACAACATCTTCTTCTGCAATTTTAGGACAAACTTCGCCAGGAATTGAGCCTTTTAGCAGTAATTATTACAAAGCTGGATTAAGCAAAGGTAATTTTATGCGTAAAAATAAATACCTTAAAAAACTGCTTGAAGAAAAAGGTTTGGATAATGAAGAGGTTTGGAGAGGAATTATGCTAAATGGAGGAAGTGTTCAGCACATGGAACAATTGACTCAGCAGGAAAAAGACGTTTTCAAGACGTTTAAAGAAATCAGCCAATTAGAAATTGTACAACAAGCAGGAATTCGTCAGAAATTTGTTGATCAAGGACAAAGTTTAAATCTTAATATCCCAGCAGAATTGGCAATCAAAGATGTAAACCGTTTGATGATTGAAGCTTGGCAACAAGGGGTAAAAAGTTTATACTACCAAAGAAGCCAAAGTGTTTCTAAAGAACTAGTAACAAGTCTTGTTTCTTGCAGCAAC